One window from the genome of Rhodococcus sp. ABRD24 encodes:
- a CDS encoding bifunctional MaoC family dehydratase N-terminal/OB-fold nucleic acid binding domain-containing protein produces the protein MTDATKVSAVSDEDDSAAQILAGAAQIKADGESKARAGRDPVNMPMIRSWLEAIGDENPIYVDADAAVAAGHGGIVAPPAMAQVWTMRGLGAVREEDDPLGRMTQILDDAGYTSVVATNCDQIYHRYLRLGEEVTIESTLEDVVGPKKTGLGEGWFFTTRNFWKVGDEVVAEMMFRILKFAPPAKVSELSASETSGVPEDLDPKRMLRPTPSRDTQFFWDGVAAHELRIQQRPDGTLQHPPVPALWKDKSETTDYVIASGRGTVFSFVVHHAPKVPGRSLPFVVALVELEEGVRMLGELRVADPSEVTVGMPVEAIYLDFPGDDETGNEPWTLYAWRPVKES, from the coding sequence ATGACCGACGCAACCAAGGTGAGCGCTGTTTCCGACGAAGACGACAGCGCCGCGCAGATCCTCGCCGGCGCCGCGCAGATCAAGGCTGACGGCGAGAGCAAGGCACGAGCCGGCCGCGACCCGGTGAACATGCCGATGATCCGCAGCTGGCTCGAGGCGATCGGCGACGAGAACCCGATCTACGTGGACGCCGACGCCGCGGTAGCGGCCGGTCACGGCGGCATCGTCGCACCGCCCGCGATGGCGCAGGTGTGGACGATGCGTGGGCTCGGCGCGGTCCGAGAGGAAGACGATCCGCTGGGGCGGATGACGCAGATCCTCGACGACGCCGGCTATACGTCCGTCGTCGCCACCAACTGCGATCAGATCTACCACCGGTACCTCCGCCTGGGGGAGGAGGTGACCATCGAGTCGACCCTCGAAGACGTTGTCGGGCCCAAGAAGACGGGCCTCGGCGAGGGCTGGTTCTTCACCACCCGCAACTTCTGGAAGGTGGGCGACGAGGTCGTCGCCGAGATGATGTTCCGCATCCTGAAGTTTGCGCCGCCGGCGAAGGTATCGGAGCTGTCCGCATCCGAGACATCCGGAGTCCCTGAGGATCTCGATCCGAAGCGGATGTTGCGCCCCACACCGTCGCGCGACACCCAGTTCTTCTGGGACGGCGTTGCTGCACACGAGCTGCGGATTCAGCAGCGGCCCGACGGGACGCTGCAGCATCCGCCGGTGCCCGCGTTGTGGAAGGACAAGTCCGAGACCACCGACTATGTCATCGCGTCGGGTCGTGGAACGGTGTTCAGCTTCGTCGTCCACCACGCCCCCAAGGTGCCCGGTCGGTCGTTGCCGTTCGTGGTGGCCCTCGTCGAACTCGAGGAGGGCGTGCGCATGCTCGGCGAGCTGCGTGTCGCCGATCCGTCCGAGGTTACCGTCGGCATGCCCGTGGAGGCGATCTACCTCGACTTCCCGGGTGATGACGAGACCGGGAACGAACCCTGGACGCTGTACGCATGGCGTCCGGTGAAGGAGTCGTGA
- a CDS encoding MaoC family dehydratase: MTSALDISIGDKLPGLSIHGDPTFIVSTALATRDFQDVHHDRDKAQQRGSKDIFVNILTDTGLVQRFVTDWAGPRARITSIKLRLGVPWYAYDTLHLSGEVTAAADGLVTVTVVGTDSLGDHITSTVTLVVNDIEGVAK; encoded by the coding sequence ATGACCAGCGCACTCGATATCTCCATCGGCGACAAGCTCCCGGGCCTGTCGATCCACGGAGATCCCACATTCATCGTCTCGACGGCCTTGGCCACCAGGGACTTCCAGGACGTGCACCACGATCGGGACAAGGCTCAGCAGCGCGGGTCGAAGGACATCTTCGTCAATATCCTGACCGACACCGGGCTCGTGCAGCGATTCGTCACCGACTGGGCCGGACCGCGGGCGCGGATCACGTCCATCAAGCTGCGGCTCGGTGTGCCGTGGTACGCCTACGACACGCTGCACCTGTCCGGTGAGGTGACCGCCGCTGCGGACGGCCTCGTGACTGTCACGGTGGTCGGCACTGACAGCCTCGGCGACCACATCACCTCCACGGTCACCCTCGTAGTCAATGACATTGAGGGAGTAGCGAAATGA